A window of the Mucilaginibacter sp. cycad4 genome harbors these coding sequences:
- a CDS encoding glycoside hydrolase family 88 protein: MRSDQLIKRCLFIIAIFSQYSLVLQAQNKQPYSQRMAQTVMTIWKDSLTTGDKWTYDQGVILKGIEGVWQQTGDKKYFSYIQQCMDRYVTPDGNIRTYRQADYNIDNVLCGRNLLTLYKVLGTKKYYKAATLLREQLRKQPRVPEGGFWHKNRYPNQMWLDGLYMGEPFYAEYAAAFHEDTAFNDIARQFILMEEKARDAKTGLLYHGWDQSKKERWANPETGRSPNFWGRAMGWYGMALVDVLDHFPAQHPKRAELLAILNRFAAAVVKYQDENSGLWYQVLDKSDAKGNYPEASASCMFVYTMAKAVRLGYLQPTYLPAIQKGYNGIIKKFIETDANGQLNLNGTVSVSGLGGKPYRDGSYEYYLSEKVITNDAKGVGAFILASVEVERLADLHGGITKP; this comes from the coding sequence ATGAGGAGTGATCAGCTTATAAAAAGGTGCCTGTTTATTATTGCCATCTTTTCACAGTATTCGTTAGTATTACAGGCTCAAAATAAGCAGCCTTATTCACAGCGGATGGCACAAACGGTTATGACTATCTGGAAAGATAGCCTCACAACCGGCGACAAGTGGACTTATGACCAGGGAGTGATCTTGAAAGGCATAGAAGGCGTTTGGCAGCAAACAGGCGACAAAAAATACTTCAGCTATATACAGCAATGTATGGACAGATATGTTACGCCCGACGGCAATATCCGTACCTACCGGCAAGCTGATTATAATATAGATAACGTGTTGTGCGGCCGTAATTTGTTGACGTTATATAAAGTGCTGGGCACCAAAAAATACTATAAAGCGGCAACATTGCTGCGCGAACAACTGCGGAAACAACCGCGTGTACCCGAGGGGGGCTTTTGGCATAAAAACCGCTACCCAAACCAGATGTGGCTGGACGGTTTATATATGGGCGAGCCTTTTTATGCCGAATATGCTGCTGCCTTTCATGAAGATACCGCTTTTAATGATATAGCCAGGCAATTTATCCTGATGGAAGAAAAAGCCCGCGACGCAAAAACCGGGTTGTTATATCATGGCTGGGATCAAAGTAAAAAAGAACGCTGGGCTAACCCTGAAACCGGCCGGTCGCCTAATTTTTGGGGCAGGGCAATGGGCTGGTATGGGATGGCATTGGTTGATGTGCTTGATCATTTTCCGGCGCAGCATCCCAAACGCGCGGAGCTATTGGCGATACTTAACCGGTTTGCCGCTGCAGTTGTTAAATATCAGGATGAAAATTCCGGCTTGTGGTACCAGGTACTTGACAAAAGTGACGCCAAAGGAAATTATCCTGAAGCATCAGCATCATGCATGTTTGTATATACCATGGCAAAAGCGGTAAGGCTGGGATACTTACAACCAACCTATTTGCCCGCCATTCAAAAAGGCTATAACGGAATTATCAAAAAGTTTATTGAAACTGATGCAAATGGACAGTTAAATCTTAATGGCACGGTGAGCGTATCAGGTCTTGGAGGGAAGCCATACCGTGACGGGAGTTATGAATATTATTTAAGCGAAAAGGTAATAACTAACGATGCTAAAGGGGTTGGAGCATTTATATTGGCCAGCGTAGAGGTAGAGCGCCTGGCCGATCTGCATGGCGGAATAACAAAACCATAA
- a CDS encoding glycoside hydrolase 43 family protein yields the protein MKNKLLFIILLLIISGQVLAQQKKRISVAGTNYISKVWVADQGNGTYKNPVINADYSDPDAIRVGDDFYLVSSSFEAIPGLPVLHSKDLVNWSILGHALLKQPPFDHFDVPRHGDGVWAPAIRYYHNEFYIYYPDPDFGIYVVKAKNPAGPWSKPVMVMEGKGIIDPCPLLDSDGSMYLVHGFAGSRAGIKSVIAVNKLNNDGTGVVDDGVIVYDGHETDPTIEGPKFYKRNGYYYIFAPAGGVPTGWQLVLRSKNIYGPYERRVVMDQGESAINGPHQGAWVDTPTGEDWFLHFQDKGVYGRVVHLQPMTWKDNWPVIGVDKDGDGKGEPVSTYKKPNVGKTFPVNTPQESDEFNATSPGLQWQWMANAKPVWMFMNANKGTLRLYSYQPPNDAANLWFTPNVLLQKFPADEFIATTKITFTPNLKLEGEKTGLTIMGFSYANIAMQSKKDGTYLVFTTCMEADKGKKEQEEVITKLSSPTVYLRVKVTKNAVCTFSYSTDGVDFKNTGRPFTAGAGRWVGARIGLFCTRTSQINDSGYADVDWFRITANN from the coding sequence ATGAAAAATAAACTGCTGTTCATTATTCTATTATTAATTATAAGCGGGCAGGTTCTTGCGCAACAAAAAAAGCGAATATCCGTAGCCGGTACCAATTATATCTCTAAAGTATGGGTGGCGGACCAGGGTAACGGCACCTATAAAAATCCGGTAATAAATGCCGATTATTCCGACCCTGATGCTATTCGCGTTGGCGATGATTTCTATCTTGTTTCTTCCAGCTTTGAAGCAATTCCCGGTTTGCCTGTATTGCATTCAAAGGACCTGGTTAACTGGAGCATCTTAGGCCATGCGTTATTGAAGCAACCTCCTTTTGATCATTTCGACGTACCGCGGCACGGCGACGGGGTTTGGGCTCCTGCTATCCGTTATTACCATAACGAGTTTTATATTTATTATCCCGATCCTGATTTTGGGATTTACGTGGTAAAAGCTAAAAATCCCGCCGGCCCTTGGAGTAAACCTGTTATGGTGATGGAAGGCAAAGGTATCATAGATCCCTGTCCGCTGCTGGATAGCGATGGCAGCATGTACCTTGTACACGGCTTTGCAGGCAGTCGGGCCGGTATAAAAAGCGTAATAGCTGTAAACAAATTGAACAACGACGGAACCGGGGTAGTTGACGATGGCGTGATTGTTTATGACGGACATGAAACTGACCCTACCATAGAAGGCCCGAAGTTTTATAAGCGCAACGGGTATTACTACATTTTTGCTCCTGCTGGCGGTGTACCCACAGGCTGGCAGCTGGTACTGCGTTCAAAAAATATCTATGGGCCATACGAGCGGCGGGTGGTAATGGATCAGGGGGAAAGCGCCATCAACGGCCCGCACCAGGGTGCATGGGTGGATACACCAACCGGAGAAGACTGGTTTTTACATTTTCAGGATAAGGGTGTGTATGGGCGCGTAGTGCATTTACAACCAATGACCTGGAAGGATAACTGGCCTGTTATTGGCGTGGATAAGGATGGTGATGGTAAAGGCGAACCTGTATCAACTTATAAAAAGCCCAATGTTGGTAAAACTTTTCCGGTAAACACTCCGCAAGAAAGCGACGAATTTAACGCCACATCTCCGGGCTTACAATGGCAATGGATGGCCAACGCGAAGCCCGTATGGATGTTTATGAATGCCAATAAAGGAACTTTGAGGCTTTATAGTTATCAACCGCCAAATGATGCCGCTAACCTGTGGTTTACGCCAAATGTGCTGTTACAAAAGTTTCCGGCTGATGAATTTATAGCTACTACAAAAATCACCTTTACGCCTAATTTAAAGCTGGAAGGCGAAAAAACGGGGCTTACTATTATGGGGTTCAGTTACGCTAACATAGCCATGCAAAGTAAAAAGGATGGCACATACCTGGTATTTACTACTTGTATGGAGGCAGATAAAGGCAAAAAAGAGCAGGAGGAAGTGATTACTAAGCTATCGTCGCCAACCGTTTACCTGCGTGTTAAAGTAACGAAGAATGCCGTATGTACCTTCAGCTATAGTACGGATGGAGTAGATTTTAAAAATACAGGCAGGCCATTTACCGCCGGGGCCGGCCGTTGGGTTGGGGCCAGGATTGGCTTGTTTTGTACACGCACGAGCCAGATCAATGATTCGGGTTATGCCGATGTAGACTGGTTCAGGATCACGGCTAATAATTAG
- a CDS encoding rhamnogalacturonan acetylesterase → MMYRSGNFKIRGLLFICVLMSAVLLMSFLITPGQTTVYLAGDSTMANKQPKAFPETGWGMPFSSFFDSTVLVDNRAQNGRSTKTFISEGLWDSIISSLKEGDYVFIQFGHNDEVPTKKSYINEQGYRDNLARFVRETREKKATPVLLTPAARRKFDTTGTIVSTHEVYSAIVRKLAAEQKVPLIDLDRESQALLQRLGPEGSKKLFNYLAPGESINYPEGRADDTHFSELGALKMAEIVLGGIRSLKLGLTPHIAHSNVKPLYEK, encoded by the coding sequence ATGATGTACAGAAGCGGTAATTTTAAAATTAGAGGCTTATTATTTATCTGCGTTTTAATGAGCGCGGTGTTGCTGATGTCTTTTCTGATCACTCCCGGCCAGACCACTGTATACCTGGCAGGCGATTCAACGATGGCCAACAAGCAGCCAAAGGCTTTTCCGGAGACGGGCTGGGGGATGCCTTTCAGCTCTTTTTTTGATAGTACGGTACTTGTTGATAACCGTGCGCAGAATGGCCGAAGCACCAAAACATTCATTAGTGAAGGCTTATGGGATTCTATTATCAGCAGTTTAAAGGAGGGCGATTACGTATTTATACAATTTGGCCACAATGATGAGGTGCCGACCAAAAAAAGCTATATTAATGAGCAGGGGTACCGGGATAATTTAGCAAGGTTCGTCCGCGAAACGAGGGAAAAAAAAGCCACTCCGGTATTGCTGACGCCTGCAGCACGAAGAAAGTTCGATACAACAGGAACTATCGTCAGTACGCACGAAGTGTATTCGGCCATAGTACGTAAACTGGCAGCAGAACAAAAGGTTCCGCTGATTGACCTGGACAGGGAGAGCCAGGCTTTATTGCAAAGGCTCGGTCCCGAAGGATCAAAAAAGTTGTTTAATTACCTTGCTCCGGGAGAAAGTATTAACTATCCGGAAGGCCGGGCCGATGATACGCACTTTAGTGAGCTGGGGGCCCTGAAAATGGCCGAAATAGTTTTAGGAGGTATCCGGTCGTTAAAGCTTGGGCTTACCCCGCATATTGCGCATTCAAATGTTAAACCTTTATATGAAAAATAA
- a CDS encoding RagB/SusD family nutrient uptake outer membrane protein, with product MKNLLKSWALLLIAIATLFSACNKKLEEYNPSNLTATTVYTKAVGFETLVNAAYTYTRFWYGKEEGYLASEMGTDIWTSGTGDPYPMFTQYINLQGTADPLPLLWNNLYAGVNLCNTGIAQIAAVTDYTATQKLNREAELRFLRAFYYWHIVETWGGVNFTTQPTAGANTEANKTPVETFYKQIFEDLTFAVANLTPATTDYGRATVPVAKAFLARMYLTRGMNAEAFNMADDVIKNYGYVLQPKYSDLWNMGNLKNKEVIWAIDYSTNLANNDLTSATYPNGHYRGSNNGHLLYLMVYDQVNSSLLIRDIPNGRPFNRYMPTLAYLNMFDQQNDSRYAGSFQSVWYANKAGTYNGNAVKVGDTVCYTPNATIPAASQSNKYVTYDLAKVYASNGVPIQRKFYVSLSKFKDSTRASVAEAQSARDVFVIRLAEMYLIAAEAKLNLGDAGTAATYINVLRTRAAKTGRTAEMQITPAQVTLDFILDERARELGGEQLRWFDLKRTGKLASRIQAMNPDAAANFKPYELVRPIPQGQIDAVTNKDVFKQNPGYN from the coding sequence ATGAAAAATTTACTAAAAAGTTGGGCGCTGTTGCTTATAGCCATTGCCACTTTATTTAGTGCCTGCAACAAAAAGCTTGAAGAATATAATCCCAGTAATTTAACCGCCACAACTGTTTATACCAAAGCAGTGGGTTTTGAAACATTGGTTAATGCAGCCTATACTTATACCCGGTTTTGGTATGGTAAAGAGGAGGGTTACCTGGCCTCCGAAATGGGGACAGATATCTGGACAAGCGGTACCGGCGATCCGTACCCTATGTTTACCCAATATATCAATTTACAAGGTACTGCAGATCCGCTGCCGCTTTTGTGGAACAATTTGTATGCCGGCGTAAACTTATGCAATACGGGCATAGCTCAGATTGCTGCTGTTACAGATTATACGGCAACCCAAAAGCTGAACCGCGAGGCCGAACTGCGTTTTTTAAGAGCATTTTATTACTGGCATATTGTTGAAACCTGGGGCGGTGTAAACTTTACCACCCAGCCAACCGCAGGTGCCAATACAGAAGCCAATAAAACGCCTGTAGAGACTTTTTACAAGCAGATATTTGAGGACCTCACATTTGCAGTAGCTAATCTGACCCCTGCCACCACCGATTATGGACGGGCAACAGTGCCGGTAGCTAAAGCCTTTTTAGCACGGATGTATTTAACCCGCGGTATGAATGCCGAAGCATTTAACATGGCAGATGATGTAATTAAAAACTACGGCTATGTATTGCAGCCTAAATATTCTGATCTGTGGAACATGGGGAACCTGAAAAACAAGGAAGTAATTTGGGCAATTGATTATTCAACCAACCTGGCCAATAATGACCTTACCTCGGCAACATATCCAAACGGTCATTATCGCGGCTCAAACAACGGGCACTTACTGTACCTGATGGTTTATGACCAGGTAAATTCAAGCCTCCTTATCAGGGATATTCCAAACGGAAGGCCATTTAACAGGTATATGCCTACTTTGGCTTATTTAAATATGTTCGATCAGCAAAATGATTCGCGTTATGCCGGTTCCTTCCAGAGTGTTTGGTATGCCAATAAAGCCGGCACCTATAATGGCAATGCTGTTAAAGTTGGTGATACGGTTTGCTACACCCCCAATGCAACAATACCTGCAGCGTCGCAAAGCAATAAATACGTTACATATGACCTGGCCAAGGTATATGCATCAAATGGGGTGCCCATTCAGCGTAAGTTTTATGTTTCTTTATCAAAATTTAAAGATTCAACACGCGCAAGCGTAGCTGAGGCCCAAAGTGCCCGCGATGTTTTTGTGATCAGACTGGCGGAGATGTACCTGATTGCTGCCGAGGCAAAATTAAACCTGGGCGATGCAGGGACTGCGGCAACTTATATTAACGTACTCCGAACAAGAGCAGCAAAAACAGGTCGCACGGCAGAAATGCAGATCACCCCTGCACAGGTTACGCTCGATTTTATTTTGGACGAAAGAGCACGTGAGTTAGGAGGCGAACAACTACGGTGGTTTGACTTAAAGCGGACGGGCAAATTGGCAAGCCGGATCCAGGCCATGAATCCGGATGCTGCTGCTAATTTCAAGCCCTATGAACTGGTACGGCCGATACCACAGGGACAAATTGATGCTGTAACCAACAAAGATGTGTTTAAACAAAATCCGGGTTATAATTAA